DNA sequence from the Sulfurimonas sp. HSL3-1 genome:
CTCCGTCTCGATGCCGTACTTGTTGCAGATCGATTTGACCAGGTGCAGCCCCAACCCGAAACCGCTCAGCTCGTCCGCTTCCCGGTAGAAGGCTTCGAAGACCTTCTCCGGGTGGTCGATCGGGTTCGAGCGCGTCGTGAAACGCATCCGGGCCGTCTGTGCCACCACCTCCAGCTCGACGTCGACGGTGCTGTCGGGATAGGCGTACTTGATGGCGTTGGAGAGGTTGTTGTCGACGAGGCGCCGCAGCTCCTCCTCGTTGATACAGACCGGGACCGCCTCCGCGATCCTTGCCGCCACTTTCAGGCGGTTCGCCGCCATGACACTCTCGAAAAATACAAGCCGCCTCTGCAAAAAAGCTCCCAGGTCGATCGTGTCGGAGGGGTAGTCGATCCGCTCTTTTTTCACCATGTAGCGCAGGTCGTCGAAGATCGTATGGAGCATCTTTGCCGCCGCTTCGATATGGCCGAGGTAGCGGTCCTCGCCGTGCATGTGGCGGTAGAGGTCGATCTGCGTCATAATCACCGCCAGCGGGGTGTTGACCTCGTGGATGGACTGCTTGATAAAAGCGTCCTGCGACTGCACGAGCTGGTCGCTGAAGGCCTTCTCCTTCTGCAGTTTGGCCGTTTTGTCCCGCACCTTCTGCTCCAGTGAGGCGTTGAGGTCGGAGAGCTCGAGGTTGCGGCTGTGGATCGTATCGACCATGGCGTTGACGTGTTCGACGAGGGTCTGGAACTCCGCGATCCGTATCTGTTCGCGCTCGATGACGACGTAGCGCGACGCGGCAAGGGAGAAGAAGTCGCTGAAGGTACGGATCTCGTCGCGCAGTACCTTGTTGATCAGTTTGATCCCGCTCAGCGCCAGGGCGAAGAGAATGGCGCTGAGGGTGAGGATCTCCATCACGTACTTGATAAGCTGGTCGCGCTTTTGAAGCTTCTTCTCTGCGATCAGGGCATCGATATCGTCAAGGTAGACCCCCGTACCAATCAGCCACTGCCAGGGTTCGAAGGCCACCGCCGTCGCAATCTTCGGGGAGAGCTTGCCCGTCGTCGGTTTCTCCCAGACGTAGCGGACAAATCCCCCGGTGCCTGCCGCCGCGATCAGTTCGCGCAGGATCTTCACACCGTCCACATCCTCGATGTCCAGCATATCCTTGCCGTAGTTTTCCGGCTTGTTCGGGTCGTTGATGTTGATGCCCTCAAGGGTATAGACAAAGATATACTTGCTGCCGTCGCCCCGGTCGTAGAGGGCGTTGATCGCGTCGATAATGTTGCGCTGGAGCACCGCCTCGTCGAGCTGCCCGTGCCAGCGTGCGTACTCGTGCTCGACGAAACTGAGCGCGCGTTGCGTCTCCTCCCGGATCAACTCTTCTTGCTGCTGCAGGTAGGTCGCGCGCATCTGGGCCGCATCCCGGTCAAAATCCCGGTACTCTTCGAAAATGACCAGCAGCGTAAAGAGCATCGCAAAGCAGAAGAGTGCCACAATGGCCAGGAAGTTGATCTTCTCCAGGCTGATCGTATGCCACAGGCCGTGCGATGCTTTTCTTTTCAATGTCTCATATCCCGTTTTCCCATTAACTGAAATGAAGTTTATCCTAAATCTCATGCGGAACAAATCACAGCAGAAAACATATCGGCAGGATTCTTTCCAGGCGCTACAGCATTCTGCGACGCTCCCGGTGTTATAATGTGAATCAAACACGCCGGCCTGAAGCTCCTATTTTGTCACTGATCATTGACGGAACAGCCCTCATCGCGACGGAGGCAAACTCGCCGACACCCAAATTTATCCAGAGAAAAAGATGCGCCCTTTGCCACTGCCTGCCGCTTCCCAAACGTTGAAAAGCGTCCAACCCCTGCTGCTGACCTTCCTCGCATCGCTGGCGACGCTGCTTGCATCGGATCTCCCGCAGCAGCCGCTTTCCGAAGCGGACGGCACCCTCGTTGCACAGCACGAACCGTATACCGAGCACGGGTTGATCGTCGCCGACTACCAGGTGATCCCCCTTACGGGCGGCGGCACGATCGACCTGCTCGGGATGCGTTACCTCCAGCAGCTCAATCACTGGCTCTATTACGGCGTCGGCTTCCATGCACCGCTGATCGAGGGGGATTACGGCGGCTTTATGACCCTCGATGCCACGCTCCACGCCCAGTACCCCCTCTACGAAGGACTCTTCATCGACGCGGGGGCGACTGTCGGCGGCGGGGGCGGCGGTTCCAGCATCGCGCAGAGCAAAGAGCTCTCCGGGACGGGGGGATTCGGCATCGGCTACATCGGCTTGGGCTATACCTTCGGCAACGGCTTCTCGGCGGGGGTCAACTACGCCCGTATCAAGTTCCAGGATTCCCAGATCGACAGCTCTCAGGTCAATTTCTTTATCGAGAAATCCGTCGATTACACCGCCGGT
Encoded proteins:
- a CDS encoding cache domain-containing protein translates to MKRKASHGLWHTISLEKINFLAIVALFCFAMLFTLLVIFEEYRDFDRDAAQMRATYLQQQEELIREETQRALSFVEHEYARWHGQLDEAVLQRNIIDAINALYDRGDGSKYIFVYTLEGININDPNKPENYGKDMLDIEDVDGVKILRELIAAAGTGGFVRYVWEKPTTGKLSPKIATAVAFEPWQWLIGTGVYLDDIDALIAEKKLQKRDQLIKYVMEILTLSAILFALALSGIKLINKVLRDEIRTFSDFFSLAASRYVVIEREQIRIAEFQTLVEHVNAMVDTIHSRNLELSDLNASLEQKVRDKTAKLQKEKAFSDQLVQSQDAFIKQSIHEVNTPLAVIMTQIDLYRHMHGEDRYLGHIEAAAKMLHTIFDDLRYMVKKERIDYPSDTIDLGAFLQRRLVFFESVMAANRLKVAARIAEAVPVCINEEELRRLVDNNLSNAIKYAYPDSTVDVELEVVAQTARMRFTTRSNPIDHPEKVFEAFYREADELSGFGLGLHLVKSICNKYGIETEISSEAGVTAFTYIIAKGGCDENSVA